A section of the Myxococcus xanthus genome encodes:
- the thiS gene encoding sulfur carrier protein ThiS translates to MQVWVNGETHEVPEGTTLSALLESLQVGGPGVAVEVNAEVVRRARHPEHHLQAGDRVEIVTFVGGG, encoded by the coding sequence ATGCAGGTCTGGGTCAACGGAGAGACGCACGAGGTGCCGGAAGGCACCACCCTTTCGGCACTTCTGGAGTCGCTTCAAGTGGGCGGCCCCGGCGTCGCCGTGGAAGTGAACGCGGAGGTGGTGCGCCGCGCCCGCCATCCCGAACACCACCTCCAGGCGGGAGACCGCGTGGAAATCGTCACCTTCGTCGGCGGCGGCTAG